The Thermodesulfobacteriota bacterium nucleotide sequence GGCCACGCCACCGACGCCGTCGGCCACGACACCGGCCACTCCGCCGAGGGCGAGCCCACGAGCCTCCACTAAGGCTCCTCCCTCCCCGGTCAGACCATCCGCAGGGTTTGCACGTTCTTATAGTGCAAACCCTTTTTTTGTCCCTTCTTCGACCCTGGGAAACTACCGGTCCTTAAGCTCCTCCAGCGCCTTCTTATCCGCCTCGTCCGTAAGCCCCTTCTCCGCGTAGAGGAGACCGAGGTTATGGTGCGCCTCCTTCAGGCCGGGGTCCAGCCTGAGCGCCTTTTCGTACGTCTCTATGGCCTCGCCCGTCCGCCCGGTGAGGACGTAGAGGTTGCCGAGGTTGGTTAGGGCCTCCGGGTAGTCGGGGTTTATGCGAAGGGCCTCACTCAGTTCCCGGATCGCTTCGTCGTGGGAGCCGTTCATGGCGTGGGCGGTCCCGAGGTTGTAGCGGTATTCGGCGCGACCGGGGTCGAGCCTTACGGCCTCCGCGTATTCTTCGGCGGCCGGGCCGGGCTTACCCAGCCTCAGGTAGGCCGTGCCGAGGTGGTTACGGGCTCTTGCGTGGCCCGGCTTGAGCCTTAAGGCCTCCCGGTACTCCTCTATCGCCGGAAGCGTCCTCCCCTGCCTCGCGTGGAGAAGCCCGAGGTTGTAGTGGGCGGAGGCGTTCCACGGCTCGGCCGTTATGGCGGCCCCGTACTCGACGGCGGCCTCTTCCATAAGGCCCTTTTTGAGGTAGGCGTTGCCGAGGTTCAGGTGCGGGTCCGCCAGGTAGGGCCGGAGCCCGATGGTCTCTTTGTACTCTCCGATCGCGTCGTCGGTACGTCCCAGGCGCTGGTAGGTGACCCCGAGGTTGTAGTGGCCCCTCGCGCTCGAGGCGTTCTTGGCCGTCGCGTCGCTCCAGAGCGTTACGTCGTCGAGAAAGACGGAATTTCTCCTGTGGGCGGCTGCCCCGAGGGCGACCGCCAGAATGAGGATAAATAGCCCCGCTCCCCCAGGCCCGGCCGCCCCGGCCGCTCTCTTTTTTTCGCTTTCTCTTTCCATCCCAAACCCTTCCACCATACAGGAAAATACCATATAATCAGAAGGGTTACAACGTCCGGAAAAAAATTTCCGGGAATTTCCCCCGG carries:
- a CDS encoding tetratricopeptide repeat protein, which codes for MERESEKKRAAGAAGPGGAGLFILILAVALGAAAHRRNSVFLDDVTLWSDATAKNASSARGHYNLGVTYQRLGRTDDAIGEYKETIGLRPYLADPHLNLGNAYLKKGLMEEAAVEYGAAITAEPWNASAHYNLGLLHARQGRTLPAIEEYREALRLKPGHARARNHLGTAYLRLGKPGPAAEEYAEAVRLDPGRAEYRYNLGTAHAMNGSHDEAIRELSEALRINPDYPEALTNLGNLYVLTGRTGEAIETYEKALRLDPGLKEAHHNLGLLYAEKGLTDEADKKALEELKDR